A portion of the Haemorhous mexicanus isolate bHaeMex1 chromosome 3, bHaeMex1.pri, whole genome shotgun sequence genome contains these proteins:
- the LOC132325881 gene encoding gallinacin-12-like — MSLPALGFSSRAKGMGILMLVFIFISLTQHGDAHGPDSCTQGGGLCRVGSCVSGEYLAHYCFEPVILCCKNLSPATTES, encoded by the exons ATgtcactcccagccctgggatttTCCAGCAGAGCCAAAGGAATGGGGATCCTCATGCTTGTTTTCATATTCATCTCCCTGACCCAGCACG GAGATGCTCATGGACCAGACAGCTGTACCCAGGGAGGGGGCTTGTGCCGAGTGGGAAGCTGTGTTTCTGGTGAATACCTGGCTCACTACTGCTTTGAACCCGTCATTCTCTGCTGCAAAAATCTGTCACCTGCCACCACAGAGAGCTGA
- the LOC132325882 gene encoding gallinacin-13-like — protein MRVLQLLFAVLVILLLQGAPARGLSDTQQCRNNRGHCRRLCFHMERWEGSCSNGRLRCCR, from the exons ATGAGGgttctccagctgctctttgcAGTCCTTGTcattctcctcctccagggcgCTCCGG ccagaggcCTTTCAGACACCCAGCAGTGCAGAAACAACCGTGGCCACTGCCGGAGGCTCTGCTTCCACATGGAGCGCTGGGAAGGGAGCTGCAGCAACGGCCGCCTGCGCTGCTGCCGGTGA